In one window of Candidatus Avedoeria danica DNA:
- a CDS encoding MFS transporter yields MPEAQPIRDRRLLTILAIVFVNIVGAGMVLPTLPLFAKERFAISPIVNTLLVTSFFAAQFVAAPILGRWSDRIGRLPVLVVSQIGTALSFVLLGFAFAPWVLFVSRILDGVTGGNITVAQAYVTDITPRERRTQALGLIFAAFGMGFIVGPALGGALSSIFRPEVVFACATVATLGTALLTRLTLRETLTPDVRARLAAERSARGGRQLNVAAVLANRNLMLVLGIAVLGQFALGLLQSTLALYGDDVLFAKLPQRYVALAVGAVLGIVGLAQVITQLVVLRRALRRWGEARLVIGANVLRAIGMFLYMAARGPALTPFAALFFAMGMGLAMPPLQTLATHTVADEDRGAVLGWYQSAANLSVIASTALAGVLYSVGPPVPYFVGGVLSLMAVGPSLFLLRLPVGAAPGDMRRAQTDPAHVVNPA; encoded by the coding sequence GTGCCCGAAGCCCAACCGATACGCGATCGCCGCCTCCTCACGATCCTGGCGATCGTCTTCGTGAACATCGTCGGCGCCGGCATGGTGCTGCCGACGCTGCCGCTCTTCGCCAAGGAGCGATTCGCGATCTCGCCGATCGTGAACACGCTCCTCGTGACGAGCTTCTTCGCCGCCCAGTTCGTGGCGGCGCCGATCCTCGGCCGGTGGTCGGACCGCATCGGGCGGCTGCCGGTGCTCGTCGTGAGCCAGATCGGGACGGCGCTGTCGTTCGTGCTGCTCGGCTTCGCGTTCGCGCCGTGGGTGCTGTTCGTCAGCCGAATCCTGGACGGCGTGACCGGCGGCAACATCACCGTCGCCCAGGCGTACGTCACCGACATCACGCCCCGCGAACGGCGGACGCAGGCCCTCGGTCTCATCTTCGCCGCGTTCGGCATGGGCTTCATCGTCGGTCCGGCGCTCGGCGGTGCGCTCAGCTCGATCTTCCGGCCGGAGGTCGTGTTCGCCTGTGCCACCGTCGCGACGCTCGGGACGGCGCTGCTGACCCGCCTGACGCTGCGCGAGACGCTGACGCCCGACGTACGCGCTCGGCTCGCCGCGGAGCGCTCCGCCCGCGGCGGCCGTCAACTGAACGTGGCGGCCGTGCTCGCCAACCGCAACCTCATGCTCGTCCTCGGCATCGCCGTCCTTGGCCAGTTCGCCCTCGGCCTGCTCCAGTCGACGCTCGCGCTCTACGGCGACGACGTGTTGTTCGCCAAGCTGCCGCAGCGCTACGTGGCGCTGGCCGTCGGGGCCGTGCTCGGCATCGTCGGGCTGGCGCAGGTCATCACGCAGCTCGTCGTTCTTCGGCGCGCGCTCCGGCGGTGGGGCGAGGCGCGCCTGGTGATCGGCGCGAACGTGCTCAGGGCGATCGGCATGTTCCTCTACATGGCGGCGCGCGGCCCGGCGCTGACGCCGTTCGCCGCGCTCTTCTTTGCGATGGGGATGGGCCTTGCCATGCCCCCGCTGCAGACGCTGGCCACGCACACCGTCGCCGACGAGGATCGCGGTGCCGTGCTGGGCTGGTACCAGAGCGCGGCCAACCTCTCGGTCATCGCCAGCACGGCGCTGGCGGGCGTGCTCTACAGCGTTGGGCCGCCGGTGCCGTACTTCGTCGGCGGGGTGCTTTCGCTGATGGCGGTCGGGCCGTCGCTGTTCCTGTTGCGGCTGCCCGTGGGGGCCGCGCCGGGGGACATGCGCCGGGCGCAGACCGACCCAGCGCATGTCGTCAATCCGGCGTAG
- a CDS encoding VWA domain-containing protein — MNFRDRPPFRAAPRCTPSDRPRRRTLAVVGALALIGALATTLSAFDAAAAQGQAQDSCSLAVDKTAAPGRIWLGEEVTVTLSITGSCTAREIKSDVVLVIDRSRSMLSAGKFVAARAAAKNFIDRADPNLIQIGIVAFDDVAESVHFLSTDKTALKAAVDGISPDTGTNLVDGLDEGRKMLASAGRRADARPVIIFLTDGRHSVGSPPITDLPRVVADVRAAGILVYTIGLGNDIDESNLRQMASDPTKYFRSPTAAELEAIYMQLVGTISATELMKEAFIVDELPADMTFIPGSGQPAEPTVSPDGRTLTWRLVSVAMPPPMLSLSYRVRPTRTGTRPTNVEARADVTDGFSKRQTLLFPVPSVLVLAPVTPTPPPTATPPPAGAQCVCRVTRNKVPQAVIDAALADPSKVYGWQQPLNPNVPGPVLPQNPPRTCLDLLNRGVQYHPLFNSVIWRAGCLIGPP; from the coding sequence ATGAACTTCCGTGACCGCCCGCCGTTCCGAGCCGCGCCGCGATGCACGCCGAGCGATCGGCCACGACGCCGCACGCTGGCCGTCGTCGGCGCGCTCGCGCTCATCGGCGCGCTGGCCACCACGCTGTCCGCGTTCGATGCGGCCGCGGCGCAGGGGCAGGCGCAGGACTCGTGCAGCTTGGCCGTCGACAAGACGGCGGCGCCGGGGCGGATCTGGCTGGGCGAGGAGGTCACGGTCACGCTGTCCATCACGGGCAGCTGCACGGCGCGCGAGATCAAGTCCGACGTCGTGCTCGTCATCGACCGCTCGCGCTCGATGCTCAGCGCGGGCAAGTTCGTCGCGGCGCGCGCGGCGGCCAAGAACTTTATCGACCGCGCCGACCCGAACCTGATCCAGATCGGCATCGTGGCGTTCGACGACGTGGCCGAGTCCGTTCACTTCCTGTCCACGGACAAGACTGCCCTGAAGGCGGCGGTCGACGGGATCTCGCCGGACACCGGCACGAACCTCGTCGACGGGCTGGACGAGGGACGGAAGATGCTCGCCAGCGCCGGGCGCCGGGCGGACGCGCGGCCGGTGATCATCTTCCTCACGGACGGCCGCCACTCCGTCGGCTCGCCCCCGATCACCGACCTGCCGCGCGTCGTCGCCGACGTCCGCGCGGCCGGCATCCTGGTCTACACGATCGGCCTCGGCAACGACATCGACGAGTCCAACCTGCGCCAGATGGCCAGCGACCCGACGAAGTACTTCCGCTCGCCGACGGCGGCCGAGCTCGAGGCGATCTACATGCAGCTCGTCGGCACGATCAGCGCCACCGAGCTGATGAAGGAAGCGTTCATCGTCGACGAGCTGCCGGCCGACATGACGTTCATCCCGGGCAGCGGCCAGCCGGCCGAGCCGACCGTCAGCCCGGACGGCCGGACGCTGACGTGGCGCCTGGTGTCCGTGGCGATGCCGCCGCCGATGCTCTCGCTGTCCTACCGCGTGCGGCCCACCCGAACCGGCACCCGCCCGACGAACGTCGAGGCGCGCGCCGACGTCACGGACGGCTTCAGCAAGCGCCAGACGCTGCTGTTCCCGGTGCCGTCCGTCCTCGTCCTCGCGCCCGTCACGCCAACGCCCCCGCCGACCGCCACGCCGCCGCCGGCCGGCGCGCAGTGCGTCTGCCGCGTGACGCGCAACAAGGTGCCGCAAGCCGTCATCGACGCGGCGCTGGCCGACCCGTCCAAGGTGTATGGCTGGCAGCAACCCCTGAACCCCAACGTGCCGGGCCCGGTGCTGCCGCAGAACCCGCCGCGGACGTGCCTTGACCTGTTGAACCGCGGGGTGCAGTACCACCCGTTGTTCAACAGCGTGATCTGGCGGGCGGGGTGTTTGATCGGGCCTCCGTAG
- a CDS encoding S8 family serine peptidase — protein sequence MAMRATRPTAPTVRIRRALAAAAAIVVATAGAAAGHAHRAPAPRSVAATHRAVVDGRLTAALAAGRPVAALAILEAQADVQAAGALADKAAKGRYVFDRLVEVAEVTQRPLRSLLAQRGVPYRPYYIVNAVAFEADAATVAVVAGQAGVTGIVMMPTFRIDPSWTVDAAGDMAVDARDPAAPDGTLEVAVAERNIKAIGADKVWRQGYLGAGATVAIIDTGVNARHPALAQRYRGRAEGDDYNWLDAVAGQNAPVDVNDHGTHVAGIVLGKQGSREVGVAPEAEWIACRIFAQDRGTTQAILECLQWALAPTKRDGSAPQPDRAPDIVNASWGIFGRLFCDNPFPGEVAIRNLVAAGILFVAASGNDGPRCGSVCPPASLIDAFAVGNYDDERRSIADTSSRGPFVQGAVERIKPDVAAPGENITSTVGTSGFGIKQGTSMAAPHVSGAAALLISARPALSGRPGELRAILEETADPVNADQCGPSGARAFNNAAGHGVIDVEAAVAAALSLPTATPTATDAPRPTATATAAATATGVPSATARATTTPAPTTPGATTSAVATATTEWTPTPRPSVPPPTATRSTPGIPVGRLWLPLLSR from the coding sequence ATGGCCATGCGAGCGACCCGACCGACCGCGCCGACCGTCCGTATCCGGCGCGCGCTTGCCGCGGCGGCCGCCATCGTCGTTGCGACGGCCGGCGCCGCGGCCGGGCACGCGCATCGTGCGCCCGCGCCGCGCTCGGTCGCGGCAACGCACCGCGCCGTCGTCGATGGGCGGCTGACGGCGGCGCTGGCCGCGGGGCGGCCGGTCGCGGCGCTGGCGATCCTGGAAGCGCAGGCCGACGTGCAGGCGGCGGGCGCCCTCGCCGACAAGGCGGCCAAGGGCCGCTACGTGTTCGATCGGCTCGTCGAAGTGGCCGAGGTCACGCAGCGGCCGCTGCGTTCGTTGCTCGCGCAGCGCGGCGTGCCCTATCGTCCGTACTACATCGTCAACGCCGTCGCGTTCGAGGCGGACGCAGCGACCGTGGCGGTCGTCGCGGGGCAGGCAGGCGTGACCGGCATCGTGATGATGCCGACGTTCCGCATCGATCCGTCATGGACGGTCGACGCGGCGGGCGACATGGCAGTCGACGCGCGCGATCCGGCGGCGCCCGACGGCACCCTCGAGGTGGCCGTCGCGGAGCGCAACATCAAGGCGATCGGCGCCGACAAGGTCTGGCGCCAGGGCTATCTCGGTGCCGGCGCGACGGTCGCCATCATCGACACCGGCGTGAACGCTCGGCACCCGGCGCTCGCGCAACGGTATCGGGGGCGGGCGGAGGGGGACGACTACAACTGGCTCGATGCCGTCGCCGGCCAGAACGCGCCCGTGGACGTGAACGACCATGGGACGCATGTGGCGGGCATCGTGCTCGGCAAGCAGGGCAGCCGCGAGGTCGGGGTGGCGCCCGAGGCCGAGTGGATCGCGTGCCGGATCTTCGCCCAGGACCGCGGGACGACACAGGCCATTCTGGAATGCCTGCAATGGGCCCTCGCCCCGACGAAGCGCGACGGCTCCGCGCCGCAGCCGGACCGCGCGCCGGACATCGTCAACGCGTCCTGGGGCATCTTCGGGCGGCTGTTCTGCGACAACCCGTTCCCCGGCGAGGTCGCGATCCGCAACCTCGTCGCCGCCGGCATCCTGTTCGTCGCCGCCAGCGGCAACGACGGCCCGCGCTGTGGCAGCGTCTGTCCGCCGGCCTCGCTCATCGATGCCTTCGCCGTCGGCAACTACGACGACGAGCGGCGGAGCATCGCCGACACATCGAGCCGCGGCCCGTTCGTCCAAGGGGCCGTCGAGCGGATCAAGCCCGACGTGGCCGCACCGGGCGAGAACATCACCTCGACGGTCGGCACGAGCGGCTTCGGGATCAAGCAGGGCACGTCGATGGCCGCGCCGCACGTCTCCGGTGCGGCCGCGCTCCTGATCAGCGCCCGGCCGGCCCTCAGCGGTCGGCCGGGCGAACTCCGGGCGATCCTCGAAGAGACGGCGGACCCGGTGAACGCCGACCAGTGCGGCCCGTCCGGCGCGCGCGCGTTCAACAACGCCGCCGGCCACGGCGTGATCGACGTCGAAGCCGCCGTCGCCGCCGCCCTTTCCCTGCCGACCGCCACCCCGACGGCCACCGACGCGCCGCGCCCGACGGCCACCGCCACGGCAGCGGCCACCGCCACCGGTGTGCCCTCGGCGACGGCGCGCGCCACCACGACGCCCGCGCCAACGACGCCGGGAGCGACGACCTCCGCTGTGGCCACGGCCACCACGGAATGGACGCCAACGCCGCGCCCCTCCGTGCCGCCACCCACCGCCACGCGGTCGACCCCCGGGATCCCGGTTGGGCGCCTGTGGCTGCCGCTCCTGTCCCGCTGA
- a CDS encoding VWA domain-containing protein has protein sequence MTEPTAAGRTKLAAAVDAARTFLGTLRLAEGDQAAIVTFNSDAWLLQPLTDDRAALDAALASITTASLTRLDRAVAVAAEALADPARRRAENAAAMIVLTDGRANPVPADVAVAEAARAKAAGVTVFTVGVGYDLDVDALRAIASRPADAFVAPDAEALAGIYSSIAVRLPCPAGAFWGRR, from the coding sequence ATGACCGAGCCCACCGCCGCCGGCCGCACCAAGCTCGCCGCCGCCGTCGACGCCGCCCGCACGTTCCTCGGCACGCTCCGGCTGGCCGAGGGCGATCAGGCCGCGATCGTCACGTTCAACAGCGACGCCTGGCTCCTCCAGCCGCTGACCGATGACCGCGCCGCCCTCGACGCCGCGCTCGCCTCCATCACCACGGCATCCCTCACCCGCCTCGACCGCGCCGTCGCCGTCGCCGCCGAAGCGCTCGCCGACCCGGCGCGGCGCAGGGCCGAGAACGCCGCGGCGATGATCGTCCTCACGGACGGCCGCGCGAACCCGGTGCCGGCGGACGTGGCGGTGGCGGAGGCGGCGCGCGCCAAGGCGGCGGGCGTGACGGTGTTCACCGTGGGCGTCGGGTACGACCTGGACGTGGACGCGCTGCGGGCGATCGCTAGCCGGCCGGCGGATGCGTTCGTGGCGCCGGATGCGGAGGCGTTGGCGGGGATTTACAGCTCGATCGCGGTGCGGTTGCCTTGTCCGGCGGGGGCGTTTTGGGGGCGGCGGTAG
- a CDS encoding GNAT family N-acetyltransferase: protein MALPAGYAIIDFDPPTADAALWMRFHAYRRRRHAESQPEDPVTPDADVEVWIRTPQLGGADRRWLVAHGDDVVGAASASWVVDGPMLPTNGHLMWGGGGVLRAHRRRGIGTAIVRLVADELVARDRSVLTAGTNEDDGRAFLAWLGAEVKLEAAENRLALADVDWAMVERWAAEGRRRSPDTSLVFWEHRVPEAEIVPYCAALTKQLNTMPHDDLDHGEIVMRPEDLHDMHARYDKIDASLHTLITREPDGTISGITDVNYSPGRPDRVMQQFTGVDADHRGRGLGKWLKAAMLLYIRDTYPAAKTVVTGNANSNDPMLSINHRLGFKAHRGESVYQIGREALAARLAAVQG from the coding sequence GTGGCGCTGCCCGCAGGTTACGCGATCATCGACTTCGATCCGCCCACCGCCGATGCCGCCCTTTGGATGCGCTTCCACGCCTACCGGCGCCGGCGCCACGCCGAGTCGCAGCCGGAGGACCCGGTCACACCCGACGCCGATGTCGAGGTCTGGATCCGAACGCCGCAGCTCGGCGGCGCTGACCGGCGCTGGCTCGTCGCGCACGGCGACGATGTCGTCGGCGCTGCCAGCGCGAGCTGGGTCGTGGACGGGCCGATGCTCCCGACGAACGGGCATCTGATGTGGGGCGGCGGCGGCGTGCTCCGTGCCCACCGCCGCCGCGGCATCGGCACCGCGATCGTTCGGCTCGTGGCGGACGAGTTGGTCGCGCGGGATCGCTCCGTGCTCACGGCCGGCACGAACGAGGACGACGGCCGGGCCTTCCTGGCGTGGCTCGGCGCCGAGGTGAAGTTGGAGGCGGCCGAAAACCGCCTCGCGCTGGCCGACGTCGACTGGGCGATGGTCGAGCGCTGGGCGGCCGAGGGCCGGCGCCGCTCGCCGGATACATCGCTCGTCTTCTGGGAACACCGGGTGCCGGAGGCCGAGATCGTGCCGTACTGTGCCGCGCTGACCAAACAGCTGAACACGATGCCGCACGACGACCTCGACCACGGCGAGATCGTTATGCGGCCCGAGGACCTCCATGACATGCACGCCCGGTACGACAAGATCGACGCCAGCCTGCACACGCTCATCACACGCGAGCCGGACGGCACGATCTCCGGAATCACGGACGTGAACTACTCACCCGGTCGCCCTGACCGCGTCATGCAGCAGTTCACGGGCGTCGATGCGGACCACCGCGGCCGCGGTCTGGGCAAGTGGCTGAAGGCGGCCATGCTGCTCTACATCCGCGACACCTACCCCGCGGCGAAGACCGTCGTCACCGGCAACGCGAACTCGAACGACCCGATGCTCTCCATCAACCATCGCCTCGGCTTCAAGGCACACCGCGGCGAGTCGGTCTATCAGATCGGCCGGGAGGCGCTGGCGGCCCGCCTGGCGGCGGTGCAGGGGTAA
- a CDS encoding M3 family oligoendopeptidase: MFRQLPNDVRAFQDWSWVQIAPYYADLAARPLTAGSLESWLADWTRLSFLIYETGARRHLAHTQDTTDAVAEAAFFRYLDEIRPPAATAEQELKLKLLASGLSLEGLAVPLRNLKAEADLFREVNLPLLVEESKLGSRYDKIIGAQTVEWEGKEIPLPQLRPVLAGTDRAQRHAAWQLMSQRRLADRSALNDLWRELHALRQRIAANAGHPDYRSYIWQAKQRFDYTPADCATFHDAIEAVCVPAATRIYDRRSRLLGLPALRPWDLTNGEFSRPADMPGTQPLKPYRDGGELLDKSAAILDKVDPSLGGQYRMMIAEGLLDAENRKGKAPGGYCTYFPVAKRPFIFMNAVGLHDDVQTMLHEAGHAFHAFASSDLPFAPQLESPMEFNEVASMAMELLAAPYLTADHGGFYDVGGAARARIEHLESTILFWPYMAVVDAFQQWAYTHPEGAEPDACDAQWRALVQRFIPAIDFDGLDDVMATGWHRKLHIFNVPFYYVEYGLAQLGAAQVWRNSLTDHPRAVADYRSALRLGGTATLPQLFATAGARFAFDAGTLGEAVGLIERTVTELGAVA, translated from the coding sequence GTGTTCAGGCAATTGCCCAACGATGTGCGTGCGTTTCAGGACTGGTCTTGGGTGCAGATCGCGCCGTACTACGCCGATCTGGCGGCGCGTCCGCTCACGGCCGGCAGCCTTGAGTCCTGGCTGGCGGACTGGACACGGCTGAGCTTTCTCATCTACGAAACGGGTGCGCGGCGCCACTTGGCGCACACCCAGGACACGACGGACGCGGTCGCCGAGGCGGCGTTCTTCCGCTATCTGGACGAGATCCGCCCGCCCGCGGCCACGGCCGAGCAGGAACTCAAGCTCAAGCTCCTCGCGTCGGGCCTTTCCTTGGAGGGATTGGCCGTTCCGCTGCGCAACCTCAAGGCGGAGGCCGACCTCTTCCGCGAAGTGAACCTGCCGCTGCTCGTCGAGGAGTCCAAGCTCGGCAGCCGGTACGACAAGATCATCGGCGCGCAGACCGTCGAGTGGGAAGGCAAGGAGATCCCGCTGCCGCAGCTCCGACCGGTGCTGGCCGGCACGGACCGCGCCCAGCGCCACGCCGCGTGGCAGCTGATGAGCCAGCGGCGGTTGGCCGATCGGTCAGCGCTCAACGACCTCTGGCGCGAACTGCACGCGCTGCGCCAGCGGATCGCCGCCAACGCGGGCCACCCGGACTACCGCAGCTACATCTGGCAGGCCAAGCAGCGGTTCGATTACACCCCGGCCGACTGCGCGACCTTTCACGACGCGATCGAGGCGGTCTGCGTCCCGGCCGCGACGCGGATCTACGATCGCCGTTCCCGACTGCTCGGGCTCCCGGCGCTCCGTCCGTGGGACCTGACGAATGGCGAGTTCAGCCGACCGGCCGACATGCCGGGGACACAGCCCCTCAAGCCTTATCGGGACGGCGGCGAGCTCCTGGACAAGAGCGCCGCGATCCTGGACAAGGTGGACCCGAGCCTCGGCGGTCAGTACCGGATGATGATTGCCGAGGGACTGTTGGACGCCGAGAACCGCAAGGGCAAGGCGCCCGGTGGCTATTGCACGTACTTCCCGGTGGCCAAGCGCCCGTTCATCTTCATGAACGCCGTCGGCCTGCACGACGACGTCCAGACGATGCTCCATGAAGCGGGCCACGCCTTTCATGCCTTCGCCTCGAGCGATCTCCCGTTCGCGCCGCAACTCGAGTCGCCGATGGAGTTCAACGAGGTCGCCTCGATGGCGATGGAGTTGCTGGCGGCGCCGTACCTGACGGCCGACCATGGCGGGTTCTACGATGTCGGCGGCGCCGCGCGTGCCCGGATCGAGCACCTCGAGAGCACGATTCTGTTCTGGCCGTACATGGCAGTCGTCGACGCGTTCCAGCAGTGGGCCTACACCCATCCCGAAGGTGCCGAGCCGGACGCATGCGACGCGCAGTGGCGCGCCCTGGTGCAGCGCTTCATCCCGGCGATCGACTTCGACGGCCTGGACGACGTCATGGCCACCGGCTGGCACCGCAAGCTCCACATCTTCAACGTCCCGTTCTACTACGTGGAGTACGGCCTCGCCCAGCTCGGTGCGGCCCAGGTCTGGCGCAACAGCCTCACCGACCACCCGCGCGCCGTGGCCGACTATCGTTCAGCGCTTCGCCTTGGTGGAACGGCGACGCTCCCGCAGCTCTTCGCCACGGCCGGTGCGCGCTTCGCGTTCGATGCCGGGACGCTCGGTGAGGCGGTGGGGCTGATCGAGCGGACGGTGACGGAGCTCGGGGCGGTGGCATAA
- a CDS encoding thioredoxin family protein yields MKTHRRAAARSAQGLLALTIALALGACQTKTDMPAEEASAPPVVATEPVVETPHEEVAWFKGDVQTAFDTAKTENKPVFLYWGAVWCPPCYYLKTRVFHRPEFVAASKEFLALELDGDTERAQIWGEKFDVKGYPTVIVFNPDGDEIMRLTSGIDAEKYASVLTSAKAKMMPIADVLAAVEAGGPATAAGEDLDLLAFYAWDQDSVLELDTDRKLALFKRLWQETPATLNVAKNRFLCLWIEALHAARSDAEGAAEEGETPELPAPTADEATALLAGLAEVFTDPAQRSANTNTIYYWSEETATMLFPEPGPDRDAFGAAWAAAARAIEDDEAMTVDDRLTAFYPQIILARLQASAAPAASDVVTATGELTPTAAAVDGAAADAADAADAEPTPIPLPADLVQRVAERVKWSSETVTDAGEMQTVMGTMVWMLQETGQDAAAEELLNTKLDSTLQPYYYMLELASIAEEKDDTAGAIGWYRKAWETSQGSMTRFRWGHSYLRALLRLAPEDEATFETEATKILTELMANQDALALGNGDRMGTLSAAILKWNADGEHDAVVTRLRDLVAAGCAALDATGEDSQQSRCQQFLVPEDEETTTG; encoded by the coding sequence ATGAAGACCCACCGGCGGGCGGCTGCCCGCAGCGCGCAGGGCTTGCTTGCGCTCACCATTGCGCTTGCGCTCGGCGCATGCCAGACGAAAACCGACATGCCGGCCGAGGAAGCCTCGGCACCGCCGGTGGTGGCCACGGAGCCGGTGGTCGAGACGCCGCACGAGGAGGTGGCCTGGTTCAAGGGCGACGTCCAGACGGCGTTCGACACGGCCAAGACCGAGAACAAGCCCGTCTTCCTCTACTGGGGCGCCGTGTGGTGCCCGCCGTGCTACTACCTGAAGACGCGCGTCTTCCACCGGCCCGAGTTCGTCGCCGCCAGCAAAGAGTTCCTGGCGCTCGAGTTGGACGGGGACACCGAGCGCGCCCAGATCTGGGGGGAGAAGTTCGACGTCAAGGGCTACCCGACGGTCATCGTCTTCAACCCGGACGGCGATGAGATCATGCGCCTGACCAGCGGCATCGACGCCGAGAAGTACGCCTCCGTCCTCACCTCGGCCAAGGCGAAGATGATGCCGATCGCGGACGTCCTCGCCGCCGTCGAGGCCGGTGGCCCGGCGACGGCCGCCGGGGAGGACCTCGACCTGCTGGCGTTCTACGCCTGGGACCAGGACAGCGTCCTCGAACTCGACACGGACCGCAAGCTCGCGCTGTTCAAGCGCCTGTGGCAGGAAACGCCGGCGACCTTGAACGTCGCCAAGAACCGCTTCCTGTGCCTCTGGATCGAGGCACTGCATGCCGCCCGGTCGGACGCCGAGGGCGCCGCCGAGGAAGGCGAAACGCCCGAACTCCCGGCACCGACCGCCGACGAGGCGACCGCCCTCCTGGCCGGGCTGGCCGAGGTCTTCACCGACCCGGCGCAGCGCTCGGCGAACACGAACACGATCTATTACTGGTCCGAGGAAACCGCCACGATGCTCTTCCCCGAACCCGGCCCCGACCGCGACGCCTTCGGTGCCGCCTGGGCGGCCGCGGCCCGGGCGATCGAAGACGACGAGGCGATGACGGTCGACGACCGGCTGACCGCCTTCTACCCACAGATCATTCTTGCTCGGCTGCAGGCGTCCGCGGCGCCCGCCGCCAGCGACGTCGTGACTGCGACCGGCGAGCTCACCCCGACGGCCGCGGCCGTCGACGGGGCCGCCGCGGACGCCGCCGACGCCGCCGACGCCGAGCCCACGCCCATCCCGCTGCCGGCGGACCTCGTGCAGCGCGTGGCCGAGCGCGTGAAGTGGTCCAGCGAGACCGTGACCGACGCAGGCGAGATGCAGACCGTCATGGGAACGATGGTCTGGATGCTCCAGGAGACAGGCCAAGACGCCGCCGCCGAGGAGCTCTTGAACACCAAGCTCGATTCGACGCTCCAGCCCTACTACTACATGCTCGAGCTCGCGAGCATCGCCGAGGAGAAGGACGACACGGCCGGCGCGATCGGCTGGTACCGCAAGGCATGGGAGACGTCCCAGGGGTCGATGACGCGTTTCCGCTGGGGCCACAGCTACCTGCGCGCCCTCCTCCGGCTCGCCCCGGAGGACGAGGCGACGTTCGAGACCGAGGCCACGAAGATCCTCACCGAGTTGATGGCCAACCAGGACGCGCTCGCGCTGGGCAATGGCGACCGGATGGGCACGCTCTCGGCCGCGATTCTCAAGTGGAACGCAGACGGCGAGCACGATGCCGTCGTGACCAGGCTGCGCGACCTCGTCGCCGCCGGCTGCGCCGCCCTCGACGCGACGGGCGAGGACTCCCAGCAGAGCCGTTGCCAACAGTTCCTCGTGCCCGAGGACGAGGAGACGACGACCGGGTAG
- a CDS encoding glycosyltransferase family 1 protein, with protein sequence MRIALFTEVFHPKIDGITHTLGHVLRHLEAVGIPALVVTPRMPGLPARYAGAEVVGLPAMPFPLYPELRLSPPWHNIDPVLDAFAPDVLHIAGPVATGLIGIRYGRRRSLPMVMSYHTDIPGFATRWGHGWLAPTLWRMLKWGHGQAALNLAPSHTTAADLVAHGFPNVAIWSRGVDTDLYGPHRRRAEVRAELSGGHPDAPLLAYVGRLSNEKRIDWITAALDACPEARLAVVGDGPARPALERTFAGRNVVFTGFRSGIPLAEAYAAADIFVFPGANETLGNVVLEALASGLPVVVPDAGGVLEHVRDGITGRLFRAESRDSLAAVVRQLLDAPDERARLAAAANAYARTRGWAAENARLVGQYEGVVAGYQRA encoded by the coding sequence ATGCGCATCGCGTTGTTCACCGAGGTCTTCCATCCCAAGATCGACGGCATCACCCACACGCTCGGGCACGTGCTACGGCACCTCGAGGCCGTCGGCATCCCGGCGCTCGTCGTCACGCCGCGCATGCCCGGCCTGCCGGCGCGCTACGCCGGCGCCGAGGTCGTCGGCCTGCCGGCGATGCCGTTCCCGCTCTACCCGGAGCTGCGCCTCTCCCCGCCCTGGCACAACATCGACCCGGTCCTGGACGCGTTCGCGCCCGACGTACTGCACATCGCCGGCCCCGTTGCCACGGGTCTGATCGGCATCCGCTACGGCCGACGGCGCAGCCTGCCGATGGTCATGAGCTACCACACCGACATCCCCGGCTTCGCCACTCGCTGGGGGCATGGCTGGCTGGCGCCGACGCTGTGGCGGATGCTCAAGTGGGGCCACGGCCAGGCCGCGCTCAACCTCGCGCCCAGCCACACCACCGCCGCCGACCTCGTGGCCCACGGCTTCCCGAACGTCGCGATCTGGAGCCGCGGCGTCGACACCGACCTCTACGGCCCGCACCGCCGCCGCGCCGAGGTGCGCGCCGAGCTCTCCGGCGGCCACCCCGACGCCCCGCTCCTCGCCTACGTCGGCCGCCTGTCCAACGAGAAGCGGATCGATTGGATCACCGCCGCCCTCGACGCCTGCCCCGAAGCGCGCCTCGCCGTCGTCGGCGACGGCCCGGCCCGCCCGGCCCTCGAACGCACCTTCGCCGGCCGCAACGTCGTCTTCACCGGCTTCCGCTCCGGCATCCCGCTGGCCGAGGCCTATGCCGCGGCCGACATCTTCGTGTTCCCCGGCGCCAACGAGACGCTCGGCAACGTCGTCCTTGAAGCGCTGGCCAGCGGCCTGCCCGTCGTCGTGCCGGACGCCGGCGGCGTGCTCGAGCACGTTCGCGACGGCATCACCGGCCGTCTGTTCCGCGCCGAGAGCCGCGACAGCCTGGCCGCCGTCGTGCGCCAGCTGCTCGACGCGCCGGACGAACGCGCGCGACTGGCGGCCGCGGCGAACGCGTACGCGCGGACGCGGGGGTGGGCCGCGGAAAACGCGCGGCTGGTGGGGCAGTATGAGGGGGTGGTGGCAGGGTACCAGAGGGCGTGA